From the genome of Mustela lutreola isolate mMusLut2 chromosome 16, mMusLut2.pri, whole genome shotgun sequence, one region includes:
- the ARHGEF1 gene encoding rho guanine nucleotide exchange factor 1 isoform X4 → MPSTLLSASPVEPMEAEDIARGLAPGPPRPGLVPVSIIGAEDEDFENELETNAEEHNSQFQSLEQVKRRPAHLMAFLQHVALQFEPGPLLCCLHADMLASLGPKEAKKAFLDFYHSFLDKTAVLRVPVPPTVSFELDRTRPDLLSEDVQRHFVHDVVQNQQATVSRLLEDFRSKRLMGMTPWEHDLTQLEAWVGRDRASFEARERHLAERLLTHLEEMQHTISPDEEKSAAVVSAISLYMRHLGVRTKSGDKKSGRNFFRKKMMGNRRSDEPTKTKKGLSILLDAARWNRGEPQAPDFRHLKVEADAEKPGLTERRGGLGVPSRDRNVGAPGQDVPGVSPHPLSGDSPDREAGVDAPPELGDPPPQGPASLEPLAPPESTEEGADTESPEPGDEGDPARSGLEIEPEEPPGWRELVPLGTLHSLPKSQVKRQEVISELLVTEAAHVRMLRVLHDLFYQPMAEGGFFSLEELQNIFPSLDELIEVHSLFLDRLMKLRQDSGYLIEEIGDVLLARFDGAEGRWFQKISSRFCSRQSFALEQLKAKQRKEPRFCTFVQEAESRPRCRRLQLKDMIPTEMQRLTKYPLLLQSIGQNTEEPAEREKVELAAECCREILHHVNQAVRDMEDLLRLKDYQKRLDLSHLRQSSDPMLSEFKNLDITKKKLVHEGPLTWRVTKDKAVEVHVLLLDDLLLLLQRQDERLLLKSHSRTLTPTPDGKTMLRPVLRLTSAITREVATDHKAFYVLFTWDQEAQIYELVAQTVSERKNWCSLITETAGSLKVPAPASRSKSRPSPSSTREPLLSSSENGNGGGREMPTTDGRTERILSMLLPYSRPGPEGQLAAKALEKVLSLKQLLFPSEEDSGAGPSREGDGVPGGGSQSQDQTQEIREKLLSLEETMKQLEEVEEEFCRLRLLLSQLGENAAPQPGCT, encoded by the exons ATGCCTAGCACGCTGTTAAGTGCTAG CCCTGTGGAGCCCATGGAGGCAGAGGACATCGCCCGCGGGCTG GCCCCAGGACCACCGCGGCCTGGCCTGGTGCCAGTCAGCATCATTGGGGCTGAGGATGAGGATTTTGAGAATGAGCTGGAGACG AACGCAGAGGAGCACAACAGCCAGTTCCAGAGCCTGGAGCAGGTGAAGCGGCGGCCTGCCCACCTCATGGCCTTTCTGCAGCACGTGGCCTTGCAGTTTGAACCGGGACCCCTG ctcTGCTGCCTGCACGCAGACATGCTGGCTTCCCTGGGTCCCAAAGAGGCCAAGAAGGCCTTCCTCGACTTCTACCATAGCTTCCTGGACAAGACTGCG GTTTTGCGAGTGCCGGTCCCTCCCACTGTCTCCTTTGAACTCG ACCGCACGCGACCCGACCTCCTCTCCGAGGATGTCCAGCGGCACTTCGTGCATGACGTGGTGCAGAACCAGCAGGCCACCGTCAGCCGGCTGCTGGAGGACTTCCGCTCCAAGCGGCTCATGGGCATGACACCCTGGGAGCACGACCTGACCCAGCTGGAGGCCTGGGTTGGGCGGGACCGTGCCAGCTTTGAGGCCCGGGAGCGGCACCTGGCCGAGCGGCTACTGACCCACCTGGAGGAGATGCA ACACACCATCTCTCCCGATGAGGAAAAGAG TGCCGCTGTGGTCAGCGCCATCAGCCTGTACATGCGCCACCTTGGGGTGCGGACCAAGAGCGGGGACAAGAAGTCGGGGAGGAATTTCTTCCGAAAAAAG aTGATGGGGAATCGGCGGTCAGATGAGCCAACCAAGACCAAGAAAGGCCTGAGCATCTTACTGGACGCTGCCCGCTGGAACCGGGGCGAGCCTCAGG CCCCCGATTTCCGACACCTCAAAGTCGAGGCTGATG CTGAGAAGCCAGGCCTTACGGAAAGGAGGGGAGGCCTAGGAGTGCCCTCCCGGGACCGGAACGTCGGGGCTCCTGGGCAGGACGTCCCTGGAGTTTCTCCACACCCTCTGTCTGGAGACAGCCCCGACCGGGAAGCAG GTGTTGATGCCCCACCAGAGCTGGGGGACCCACCACCGCAGGGCCCAGCCAGCCTGGAGCCCCTGGCACCCCCAGAGAGCACCGAGGAGGGTGCTGACACAGAGAG CCCTGAGCCTGGAGACGAAGGGGACCCGGCACGGTCAGGACTAGAAATAGAACCAGAAGAGCCCCCTGGCTGGCGGGAGCTTGTCCCCCTTGGCACCCTGCACAGCCTGCCCAAGAGCCAGGTGAAGCGGCAGGAGGTCATCAGTG AGCTGCTGGTGACTGAGGCCGCCCATGTGCGCATGCTCCGGGTGCTGCATGACCTTTTCTACCAGCCCATGGCAGAAGGGGGCTTCTTCTCCCTGGAGGAGCTCCAGAACATCTTCCCCAGCCTGGACGAGCTCATCGAGGTGCATT CCCTGTTCCTCGATCGACTGATGAAGCTCAGGCAGGATAGTGGCTACCTCATTGAGGAGATCGGAGACGTGCTGCTGGCTCGG TTTGATGgtgccgaaggcagatggttCCAGAAAATCTCCTCCCGCTTCTGCAGCCGCCAGTCATTTGCCTTAGAGCAGCTCAAAGCCAAGCAGCGCAAGGAGCCTCGGTTCTGTACCTTTGTGCAG GAGGCTGAGAGCCGCCCCCGGTGCCGCCGCCTGCAGCTGAAGGATATGATCCCCACGGAGATGCAGCGTCTGACCAAGTACCCACTGCTCCTCCAGAGCATCGGGCAGAACACAG AAGAGCCGGCGGAACGAGAGAAAGTGGAACTGGCAGCTGAGTGCTGCCGAGAAATTCTGCACCACGTCAATCAGGCCGTGCGCGACATGGAGGACTTGCTG CGACTCAAGGATTATCAGAAGCGCCTGGACTTGTCCCACCTACGTCAGAGCAGCGACCCCATGCTGAGCGAGTTCAAG AACCTGGACATCACCAAGAAGAAGCTTGTGCATGAGGGCCCGCTGACGTGGCGGGTGACGAAGGACAAGGCTGTGG AGGTCCACGTGCTGCTGCTGGATgacttgctgctgctgctccagcgCCAGGACGAGCGGCTGCTGCTCAAGTCCCACAGTCGGACGCTGACACCCACACCTGACGGCAAGACCATGCTGCGGCCGGTGCTGCGGCTCACGTCTGCCATCACCCGCGAGGTGGCCACCG ATCACAAAGCCTTTTATGTCCTTTTTACGTGGGACCAGGAGGCACAGATCTATGAACTGGTGGCCCAGACCGTGTCGGAACGGAAGAA CTGGTGTTCCCTCATCACCGAGACTGCTGGATCCTTGAAGGTCCCCGCTCCCGCCTCTCGCTCCAAATCCCGGCCCAGCCCAAGCAG cacccgAGAGCCCCTGCTCAGCAGCTCTGAGAACGGCAACGGTGGTGGCCGAGAGATGCCCACAACGGATG GCCGGACAGAAAGGATCCTTAGCATGCTCCTGCCCTACTCCAGGCCCGGCCCCGAGGGACAGCTCGCTGCCAAGGCCCTGGAGAAAG TGCTGTCCCTGAAGCAGCTCCTGTTTCCCTCGGAGGAAGACAGCGGGGCAGGGCCTTCCCGTGAAGGGGATGGGGTCCCAGGGGGCGGCTCCCAGAGCCAGGACCAAACCCAGGAGATTCGGGAGAAGCTGCTCAGCCTGGAGGAGACCATGAAACAGCTGGAG gaggtggaggaggaattTTGTCGCCTGCGACTCCTCCTATCTCAACTCGGGGAGAACGCTGCCCCCCAGCCTGGCTGTACCTGA
- the ARHGEF1 gene encoding rho guanine nucleotide exchange factor 1 isoform X1, giving the protein MPSTLLSASPVEPMEAEDIARGLAPGPPRPGLVPVSIIGAEDEDFENELETNAEEHNSQFQSLEQVKRRPAHLMAFLQHVALQFEPGPLLCCLHADMLASLGPKEAKKAFLDFYHSFLDKTAVLRVPVPPTVSFELDRTRPDLLSEDVQRHFVHDVVQNQQATVSRLLEDFRSKRLMGMTPWEHDLTQLEAWVGRDRASFEARERHLAERLLTHLEEMQHTISPDEEKSAAVVSAISLYMRHLGVRTKSGDKKSGRNFFRKKMMGNRRSDEPTKTKKGLSILLDAARWNRGEPQAPDFRHLKVEADAEKPGLTERRGGLGVPSRDRNVGAPGQDVPGVSPHPLSGDSPDREAGVDAPPELGDPPPQGPASLEPLAPPESTEEGADTERRWKRLSGRLGRSESLRVSDRRRPSRGSLGAKGRGGGRSRSDVDMDPSSATAVLGPTRRATPEPGDEGDPARSGLEIEPEEPPGWRELVPLGTLHSLPKSQVKRQEVISELLVTEAAHVRMLRVLHDLFYQPMAEGGFFSLEELQNIFPSLDELIEVHSLFLDRLMKLRQDSGYLIEEIGDVLLARFDGAEGRWFQKISSRFCSRQSFALEQLKAKQRKEPRFCTFVQEAESRPRCRRLQLKDMIPTEMQRLTKYPLLLQSIGQNTEEPAEREKVELAAECCREILHHVNQAVRDMEDLLRLKDYQKRLDLSHLRQSSDPMLSEFKNLDITKKKLVHEGPLTWRVTKDKAVEVHVLLLDDLLLLLQRQDERLLLKSHSRTLTPTPDGKTMLRPVLRLTSAITREVATDHKAFYVLFTWDQEAQIYELVAQTVSERKNWCSLITETAGSLKVPAPASRSKSRPSPSSTREPLLSSSENGNGGGREMPTTDGRTERILSMLLPYSRPGPEGQLAAKALEKVLSLKQLLFPSEEDSGAGPSREGDGVPGGGSQSQDQTQEIREKLLSLEETMKQLEEVEEEFCRLRLLLSQLGENAAPQPGCT; this is encoded by the exons ATGCCTAGCACGCTGTTAAGTGCTAG CCCTGTGGAGCCCATGGAGGCAGAGGACATCGCCCGCGGGCTG GCCCCAGGACCACCGCGGCCTGGCCTGGTGCCAGTCAGCATCATTGGGGCTGAGGATGAGGATTTTGAGAATGAGCTGGAGACG AACGCAGAGGAGCACAACAGCCAGTTCCAGAGCCTGGAGCAGGTGAAGCGGCGGCCTGCCCACCTCATGGCCTTTCTGCAGCACGTGGCCTTGCAGTTTGAACCGGGACCCCTG ctcTGCTGCCTGCACGCAGACATGCTGGCTTCCCTGGGTCCCAAAGAGGCCAAGAAGGCCTTCCTCGACTTCTACCATAGCTTCCTGGACAAGACTGCG GTTTTGCGAGTGCCGGTCCCTCCCACTGTCTCCTTTGAACTCG ACCGCACGCGACCCGACCTCCTCTCCGAGGATGTCCAGCGGCACTTCGTGCATGACGTGGTGCAGAACCAGCAGGCCACCGTCAGCCGGCTGCTGGAGGACTTCCGCTCCAAGCGGCTCATGGGCATGACACCCTGGGAGCACGACCTGACCCAGCTGGAGGCCTGGGTTGGGCGGGACCGTGCCAGCTTTGAGGCCCGGGAGCGGCACCTGGCCGAGCGGCTACTGACCCACCTGGAGGAGATGCA ACACACCATCTCTCCCGATGAGGAAAAGAG TGCCGCTGTGGTCAGCGCCATCAGCCTGTACATGCGCCACCTTGGGGTGCGGACCAAGAGCGGGGACAAGAAGTCGGGGAGGAATTTCTTCCGAAAAAAG aTGATGGGGAATCGGCGGTCAGATGAGCCAACCAAGACCAAGAAAGGCCTGAGCATCTTACTGGACGCTGCCCGCTGGAACCGGGGCGAGCCTCAGG CCCCCGATTTCCGACACCTCAAAGTCGAGGCTGATG CTGAGAAGCCAGGCCTTACGGAAAGGAGGGGAGGCCTAGGAGTGCCCTCCCGGGACCGGAACGTCGGGGCTCCTGGGCAGGACGTCCCTGGAGTTTCTCCACACCCTCTGTCTGGAGACAGCCCCGACCGGGAAGCAG GTGTTGATGCCCCACCAGAGCTGGGGGACCCACCACCGCAGGGCCCAGCCAGCCTGGAGCCCCTGGCACCCCCAGAGAGCACCGAGGAGGGTGCTGACACAGAGAG AAGATGGAAGAG GCTATCGGGGCGTCTGGGGCGCTCAGAGAGCCTGCGGGTGAGTGACCGCCGCCGGCCTTCCCGGGGCAGCCTCGGGGCTaagggccggggtgggggccgCTCCCGGAGTGACGTGGACATggaccccagctctgccacagcCGTGCTTGGCCCTACCCGACGAGCCAC CCCTGAGCCTGGAGACGAAGGGGACCCGGCACGGTCAGGACTAGAAATAGAACCAGAAGAGCCCCCTGGCTGGCGGGAGCTTGTCCCCCTTGGCACCCTGCACAGCCTGCCCAAGAGCCAGGTGAAGCGGCAGGAGGTCATCAGTG AGCTGCTGGTGACTGAGGCCGCCCATGTGCGCATGCTCCGGGTGCTGCATGACCTTTTCTACCAGCCCATGGCAGAAGGGGGCTTCTTCTCCCTGGAGGAGCTCCAGAACATCTTCCCCAGCCTGGACGAGCTCATCGAGGTGCATT CCCTGTTCCTCGATCGACTGATGAAGCTCAGGCAGGATAGTGGCTACCTCATTGAGGAGATCGGAGACGTGCTGCTGGCTCGG TTTGATGgtgccgaaggcagatggttCCAGAAAATCTCCTCCCGCTTCTGCAGCCGCCAGTCATTTGCCTTAGAGCAGCTCAAAGCCAAGCAGCGCAAGGAGCCTCGGTTCTGTACCTTTGTGCAG GAGGCTGAGAGCCGCCCCCGGTGCCGCCGCCTGCAGCTGAAGGATATGATCCCCACGGAGATGCAGCGTCTGACCAAGTACCCACTGCTCCTCCAGAGCATCGGGCAGAACACAG AAGAGCCGGCGGAACGAGAGAAAGTGGAACTGGCAGCTGAGTGCTGCCGAGAAATTCTGCACCACGTCAATCAGGCCGTGCGCGACATGGAGGACTTGCTG CGACTCAAGGATTATCAGAAGCGCCTGGACTTGTCCCACCTACGTCAGAGCAGCGACCCCATGCTGAGCGAGTTCAAG AACCTGGACATCACCAAGAAGAAGCTTGTGCATGAGGGCCCGCTGACGTGGCGGGTGACGAAGGACAAGGCTGTGG AGGTCCACGTGCTGCTGCTGGATgacttgctgctgctgctccagcgCCAGGACGAGCGGCTGCTGCTCAAGTCCCACAGTCGGACGCTGACACCCACACCTGACGGCAAGACCATGCTGCGGCCGGTGCTGCGGCTCACGTCTGCCATCACCCGCGAGGTGGCCACCG ATCACAAAGCCTTTTATGTCCTTTTTACGTGGGACCAGGAGGCACAGATCTATGAACTGGTGGCCCAGACCGTGTCGGAACGGAAGAA CTGGTGTTCCCTCATCACCGAGACTGCTGGATCCTTGAAGGTCCCCGCTCCCGCCTCTCGCTCCAAATCCCGGCCCAGCCCAAGCAG cacccgAGAGCCCCTGCTCAGCAGCTCTGAGAACGGCAACGGTGGTGGCCGAGAGATGCCCACAACGGATG GCCGGACAGAAAGGATCCTTAGCATGCTCCTGCCCTACTCCAGGCCCGGCCCCGAGGGACAGCTCGCTGCCAAGGCCCTGGAGAAAG TGCTGTCCCTGAAGCAGCTCCTGTTTCCCTCGGAGGAAGACAGCGGGGCAGGGCCTTCCCGTGAAGGGGATGGGGTCCCAGGGGGCGGCTCCCAGAGCCAGGACCAAACCCAGGAGATTCGGGAGAAGCTGCTCAGCCTGGAGGAGACCATGAAACAGCTGGAG gaggtggaggaggaattTTGTCGCCTGCGACTCCTCCTATCTCAACTCGGGGAGAACGCTGCCCCCCAGCCTGGCTGTACCTGA
- the ARHGEF1 gene encoding rho guanine nucleotide exchange factor 1 isoform X2, whose amino-acid sequence MPSTLLSASPVEPMEAEDIARGLAPGPPRPGLVPVSIIGAEDEDFENELETNAEEHNSQFQSLEQVKRRPAHLMAFLQHVALQFEPGPLLCCLHADMLASLGPKEAKKAFLDFYHSFLDKTAVLRVPVPPTVSFELDRTRPDLLSEDVQRHFVHDVVQNQQATVSRLLEDFRSKRLMGMTPWEHDLTQLEAWVGRDRASFEARERHLAERLLTHLEEMQHTISPDEEKSAAVVSAISLYMRHLGVRTKSGDKKSGRNFFRKKMMGNRRSDEPTKTKKGLSILLDAARWNRGEPQAPDFRHLKVEADAEKPGLTERRGGLGVPSRDRNVGAPGQDVPGVSPHPLSGDSPDREAGVDAPPELGDPPPQGPASLEPLAPPESTEEGADTERLSGRLGRSESLRVSDRRRPSRGSLGAKGRGGGRSRSDVDMDPSSATAVLGPTRRATPEPGDEGDPARSGLEIEPEEPPGWRELVPLGTLHSLPKSQVKRQEVISELLVTEAAHVRMLRVLHDLFYQPMAEGGFFSLEELQNIFPSLDELIEVHSLFLDRLMKLRQDSGYLIEEIGDVLLARFDGAEGRWFQKISSRFCSRQSFALEQLKAKQRKEPRFCTFVQEAESRPRCRRLQLKDMIPTEMQRLTKYPLLLQSIGQNTEEPAEREKVELAAECCREILHHVNQAVRDMEDLLRLKDYQKRLDLSHLRQSSDPMLSEFKNLDITKKKLVHEGPLTWRVTKDKAVEVHVLLLDDLLLLLQRQDERLLLKSHSRTLTPTPDGKTMLRPVLRLTSAITREVATDHKAFYVLFTWDQEAQIYELVAQTVSERKNWCSLITETAGSLKVPAPASRSKSRPSPSSTREPLLSSSENGNGGGREMPTTDGRTERILSMLLPYSRPGPEGQLAAKALEKVLSLKQLLFPSEEDSGAGPSREGDGVPGGGSQSQDQTQEIREKLLSLEETMKQLEEVEEEFCRLRLLLSQLGENAAPQPGCT is encoded by the exons ATGCCTAGCACGCTGTTAAGTGCTAG CCCTGTGGAGCCCATGGAGGCAGAGGACATCGCCCGCGGGCTG GCCCCAGGACCACCGCGGCCTGGCCTGGTGCCAGTCAGCATCATTGGGGCTGAGGATGAGGATTTTGAGAATGAGCTGGAGACG AACGCAGAGGAGCACAACAGCCAGTTCCAGAGCCTGGAGCAGGTGAAGCGGCGGCCTGCCCACCTCATGGCCTTTCTGCAGCACGTGGCCTTGCAGTTTGAACCGGGACCCCTG ctcTGCTGCCTGCACGCAGACATGCTGGCTTCCCTGGGTCCCAAAGAGGCCAAGAAGGCCTTCCTCGACTTCTACCATAGCTTCCTGGACAAGACTGCG GTTTTGCGAGTGCCGGTCCCTCCCACTGTCTCCTTTGAACTCG ACCGCACGCGACCCGACCTCCTCTCCGAGGATGTCCAGCGGCACTTCGTGCATGACGTGGTGCAGAACCAGCAGGCCACCGTCAGCCGGCTGCTGGAGGACTTCCGCTCCAAGCGGCTCATGGGCATGACACCCTGGGAGCACGACCTGACCCAGCTGGAGGCCTGGGTTGGGCGGGACCGTGCCAGCTTTGAGGCCCGGGAGCGGCACCTGGCCGAGCGGCTACTGACCCACCTGGAGGAGATGCA ACACACCATCTCTCCCGATGAGGAAAAGAG TGCCGCTGTGGTCAGCGCCATCAGCCTGTACATGCGCCACCTTGGGGTGCGGACCAAGAGCGGGGACAAGAAGTCGGGGAGGAATTTCTTCCGAAAAAAG aTGATGGGGAATCGGCGGTCAGATGAGCCAACCAAGACCAAGAAAGGCCTGAGCATCTTACTGGACGCTGCCCGCTGGAACCGGGGCGAGCCTCAGG CCCCCGATTTCCGACACCTCAAAGTCGAGGCTGATG CTGAGAAGCCAGGCCTTACGGAAAGGAGGGGAGGCCTAGGAGTGCCCTCCCGGGACCGGAACGTCGGGGCTCCTGGGCAGGACGTCCCTGGAGTTTCTCCACACCCTCTGTCTGGAGACAGCCCCGACCGGGAAGCAG GTGTTGATGCCCCACCAGAGCTGGGGGACCCACCACCGCAGGGCCCAGCCAGCCTGGAGCCCCTGGCACCCCCAGAGAGCACCGAGGAGGGTGCTGACACAGAGAG GCTATCGGGGCGTCTGGGGCGCTCAGAGAGCCTGCGGGTGAGTGACCGCCGCCGGCCTTCCCGGGGCAGCCTCGGGGCTaagggccggggtgggggccgCTCCCGGAGTGACGTGGACATggaccccagctctgccacagcCGTGCTTGGCCCTACCCGACGAGCCAC CCCTGAGCCTGGAGACGAAGGGGACCCGGCACGGTCAGGACTAGAAATAGAACCAGAAGAGCCCCCTGGCTGGCGGGAGCTTGTCCCCCTTGGCACCCTGCACAGCCTGCCCAAGAGCCAGGTGAAGCGGCAGGAGGTCATCAGTG AGCTGCTGGTGACTGAGGCCGCCCATGTGCGCATGCTCCGGGTGCTGCATGACCTTTTCTACCAGCCCATGGCAGAAGGGGGCTTCTTCTCCCTGGAGGAGCTCCAGAACATCTTCCCCAGCCTGGACGAGCTCATCGAGGTGCATT CCCTGTTCCTCGATCGACTGATGAAGCTCAGGCAGGATAGTGGCTACCTCATTGAGGAGATCGGAGACGTGCTGCTGGCTCGG TTTGATGgtgccgaaggcagatggttCCAGAAAATCTCCTCCCGCTTCTGCAGCCGCCAGTCATTTGCCTTAGAGCAGCTCAAAGCCAAGCAGCGCAAGGAGCCTCGGTTCTGTACCTTTGTGCAG GAGGCTGAGAGCCGCCCCCGGTGCCGCCGCCTGCAGCTGAAGGATATGATCCCCACGGAGATGCAGCGTCTGACCAAGTACCCACTGCTCCTCCAGAGCATCGGGCAGAACACAG AAGAGCCGGCGGAACGAGAGAAAGTGGAACTGGCAGCTGAGTGCTGCCGAGAAATTCTGCACCACGTCAATCAGGCCGTGCGCGACATGGAGGACTTGCTG CGACTCAAGGATTATCAGAAGCGCCTGGACTTGTCCCACCTACGTCAGAGCAGCGACCCCATGCTGAGCGAGTTCAAG AACCTGGACATCACCAAGAAGAAGCTTGTGCATGAGGGCCCGCTGACGTGGCGGGTGACGAAGGACAAGGCTGTGG AGGTCCACGTGCTGCTGCTGGATgacttgctgctgctgctccagcgCCAGGACGAGCGGCTGCTGCTCAAGTCCCACAGTCGGACGCTGACACCCACACCTGACGGCAAGACCATGCTGCGGCCGGTGCTGCGGCTCACGTCTGCCATCACCCGCGAGGTGGCCACCG ATCACAAAGCCTTTTATGTCCTTTTTACGTGGGACCAGGAGGCACAGATCTATGAACTGGTGGCCCAGACCGTGTCGGAACGGAAGAA CTGGTGTTCCCTCATCACCGAGACTGCTGGATCCTTGAAGGTCCCCGCTCCCGCCTCTCGCTCCAAATCCCGGCCCAGCCCAAGCAG cacccgAGAGCCCCTGCTCAGCAGCTCTGAGAACGGCAACGGTGGTGGCCGAGAGATGCCCACAACGGATG GCCGGACAGAAAGGATCCTTAGCATGCTCCTGCCCTACTCCAGGCCCGGCCCCGAGGGACAGCTCGCTGCCAAGGCCCTGGAGAAAG TGCTGTCCCTGAAGCAGCTCCTGTTTCCCTCGGAGGAAGACAGCGGGGCAGGGCCTTCCCGTGAAGGGGATGGGGTCCCAGGGGGCGGCTCCCAGAGCCAGGACCAAACCCAGGAGATTCGGGAGAAGCTGCTCAGCCTGGAGGAGACCATGAAACAGCTGGAG gaggtggaggaggaattTTGTCGCCTGCGACTCCTCCTATCTCAACTCGGGGAGAACGCTGCCCCCCAGCCTGGCTGTACCTGA